The proteins below come from a single Cannabis sativa cultivar Pink pepper isolate KNU-18-1 chromosome 3, ASM2916894v1, whole genome shotgun sequence genomic window:
- the LOC115709284 gene encoding uncharacterized protein LOC115709284 isoform X1, translating into MGSSTSSNGIGNGIIVNNKKISASSARAHTRKTNQNSSFQLSPGMLRKLIGLFFVGILSYAYQAIQPPPPKLCGSPGGPPITAPRIKLRDGRHLAYKELGVPKESAKYKIVFIHGFDSCRHDNFAKFLSPDLVQELGVYVVSFDKPGYGESDPHPKRTVKCIAFDIEELADQLGLGSKFYVVGFSMGGQAVWSVLKYIPHRLAGAALIAPVANYWWTGFPSNISKQAYDLQLLNDQWAVSVAHHAPWLVYWWNSQKWFPSSSAIAHNPAVFSTKDMELVMKPHWQSRMEYAAYIRQQGVQESLNRDMILGFGKWEFSPLDLANPFPNNEGSVHLWHGDDDQLVPVLPQRYIVQQLPWIHYHEMPGDGHLLHEAEGVADTILKELLLQKK; encoded by the exons ATGGGTAGTAGTACTAGTAGTAATGGTATTGGTAATGGAATAATAGTGAATAACAAGAAGATATCTGCATCTTCAGCCAGAGCTCACACCAGAAAAACCAACCAAAACTCTTCATTTCAACTATCCCCAG GAATGTTGAGGAAATTAATAGGTTTGTTCTTTGTGGGAATTCTTTCATATGCATACCAAGCAATCCAACCACCTCCACCAAAGCTATGTGGCTCACCAGGAGGTCCTCCTATTACAGCACCAAGAATAAAACTCAGAGATGGAAGACATTTGGCCTATAAAGAGCTTGGTGTGCCAAAAGAATCTGCCAAGTATAAGATTGTGTTTATTCATGGTTTTGATTCTTGCAGGCATGACAATTTCGCCAAATTCTTGTCCCCG GATCTTGTTCAAGAGCTAGGTGTGTATGTTGTGTCTTTCGATAAGCCTGGTTATGGAGAGAGCGATCCTCACCCGAAGCGTACGGTGAAGTGCATAGCTTTCGATATAGAAGAGCTTGCTGATCAATTGGGGCTAGGATCCAAATTCTATGTTGTGGGATTCTCAATGGGTGGACAGGCTGTGTGGAGTGTCCTTAAATACATTCCTCATAG GTTAGCAGGAGCAGCACTTATAGCTCCTGTTGCAAACTATTGGTGGACTGGTTTTCCTTCTAATATATCGAAACAAGCTTATGATCTTCAACTTCTGAATGATCAGTGGGCAGTAAGTGTGGCTCACCATGCACCGTGGCTCGTTTACTGGTGGAATTCTCAAAAATGGTTCCCCTCTTCTAGTGCCATTGCTCACAATCCTGCTGTTTTCTCAACCAAGGACATGGAACTTGTCATGAAACCACATTGGCAATCGAGAATGGAATACGCG GCATACATAAGACAGCAGGGTGTGCAGGAGAGTCTCAACCGGGACATGATTTTGGGATTCGGGAAGTGGGAGTTTAGTCCTCTTGATTTGGCTAATCCATTTCCAAACAATGAAGGGTCTGTCCATCTATGGCATGGAGATGATGACCAGCTTGTGCCTGTTTTGCCTCAACGCTACATTGTCCAACAACTCCCATGGATTCACTACCATGAAATGCCTGGTGATGGCCATTTGTTACATGAAGCTGAAGGAGTTGCTGATACTATCCTTAAGGAACTTCTATTGCAAAAGAAATGA
- the LOC115709284 gene encoding uncharacterized protein LOC115709284 isoform X2 codes for MLRKLIGLFFVGILSYAYQAIQPPPPKLCGSPGGPPITAPRIKLRDGRHLAYKELGVPKESAKYKIVFIHGFDSCRHDNFAKFLSPDLVQELGVYVVSFDKPGYGESDPHPKRTVKCIAFDIEELADQLGLGSKFYVVGFSMGGQAVWSVLKYIPHRLAGAALIAPVANYWWTGFPSNISKQAYDLQLLNDQWAVSVAHHAPWLVYWWNSQKWFPSSSAIAHNPAVFSTKDMELVMKPHWQSRMEYAAYIRQQGVQESLNRDMILGFGKWEFSPLDLANPFPNNEGSVHLWHGDDDQLVPVLPQRYIVQQLPWIHYHEMPGDGHLLHEAEGVADTILKELLLQKK; via the exons ATGTTGAGGAAATTAATAGGTTTGTTCTTTGTGGGAATTCTTTCATATGCATACCAAGCAATCCAACCACCTCCACCAAAGCTATGTGGCTCACCAGGAGGTCCTCCTATTACAGCACCAAGAATAAAACTCAGAGATGGAAGACATTTGGCCTATAAAGAGCTTGGTGTGCCAAAAGAATCTGCCAAGTATAAGATTGTGTTTATTCATGGTTTTGATTCTTGCAGGCATGACAATTTCGCCAAATTCTTGTCCCCG GATCTTGTTCAAGAGCTAGGTGTGTATGTTGTGTCTTTCGATAAGCCTGGTTATGGAGAGAGCGATCCTCACCCGAAGCGTACGGTGAAGTGCATAGCTTTCGATATAGAAGAGCTTGCTGATCAATTGGGGCTAGGATCCAAATTCTATGTTGTGGGATTCTCAATGGGTGGACAGGCTGTGTGGAGTGTCCTTAAATACATTCCTCATAG GTTAGCAGGAGCAGCACTTATAGCTCCTGTTGCAAACTATTGGTGGACTGGTTTTCCTTCTAATATATCGAAACAAGCTTATGATCTTCAACTTCTGAATGATCAGTGGGCAGTAAGTGTGGCTCACCATGCACCGTGGCTCGTTTACTGGTGGAATTCTCAAAAATGGTTCCCCTCTTCTAGTGCCATTGCTCACAATCCTGCTGTTTTCTCAACCAAGGACATGGAACTTGTCATGAAACCACATTGGCAATCGAGAATGGAATACGCG GCATACATAAGACAGCAGGGTGTGCAGGAGAGTCTCAACCGGGACATGATTTTGGGATTCGGGAAGTGGGAGTTTAGTCCTCTTGATTTGGCTAATCCATTTCCAAACAATGAAGGGTCTGTCCATCTATGGCATGGAGATGATGACCAGCTTGTGCCTGTTTTGCCTCAACGCTACATTGTCCAACAACTCCCATGGATTCACTACCATGAAATGCCTGGTGATGGCCATTTGTTACATGAAGCTGAAGGAGTTGCTGATACTATCCTTAAGGAACTTCTATTGCAAAAGAAATGA